One Mesorhizobium sp. L-2-11 genomic region harbors:
- a CDS encoding efflux RND transporter periplasmic adaptor subunit gives MTAAFHSRLKHGLVGVSIAALGCAAAVTWYAAKGEAATAKPDVPEAKLVKAVTVKPEPQADSRIAIGEIRPQRESDLGFRLSGKLVQRTAAVGQMVRKGEVLARIEDQDYRNRLRSAEADVAAAQAVLVEASAAEVRLGALLAKGFTTRASYDATLKNLRSAQAKLDSAKIGLEMARDQLAYTELHADFDGVVTATGAEEGQLVNVGQMVVRIADPQARDAVFSIAEAAFSNGRRAGHPPEIIVSLLSNPAISTSGVIREVSPVADAATRTFQVKVSLRNAPDEMRFGSSVAGRVNESSAPVVMLPGSALFDKDGKPAVWIVSASSAVELKPVVIARYETERVVVSSGLAEGDVVVTAGINRLREHEKVRIAAGEAR, from the coding sequence ATGACTGCCGCATTCCACAGCAGGTTGAAACATGGCCTCGTCGGCGTATCGATCGCGGCGCTCGGCTGCGCCGCTGCCGTCACCTGGTACGCCGCCAAGGGCGAGGCCGCGACTGCAAAGCCGGATGTGCCGGAAGCGAAGCTGGTCAAGGCCGTGACGGTGAAGCCGGAACCGCAGGCAGACAGTCGCATCGCCATCGGCGAAATCCGCCCACAGCGCGAAAGCGACCTCGGGTTCCGGCTCTCCGGCAAGCTCGTGCAGCGCACGGCAGCAGTAGGCCAGATGGTCAGGAAAGGCGAAGTGCTCGCCCGGATCGAGGACCAGGATTATCGCAACCGCTTGCGTAGCGCCGAGGCCGATGTCGCGGCGGCGCAGGCCGTGCTGGTCGAGGCGAGTGCCGCAGAGGTCCGCCTCGGAGCACTGCTTGCCAAAGGCTTCACGACGCGCGCCAGCTATGATGCGACGTTGAAGAACCTCCGCTCGGCGCAAGCCAAGCTGGACTCGGCAAAGATTGGCTTGGAGATGGCCAGGGATCAGCTCGCCTATACCGAACTGCACGCGGATTTCGACGGCGTGGTGACGGCGACTGGCGCTGAGGAAGGCCAGCTCGTCAATGTCGGGCAGATGGTCGTGCGCATCGCCGATCCGCAAGCCCGCGACGCCGTCTTCTCGATCGCCGAGGCAGCTTTCTCGAATGGCCGCAGGGCCGGGCATCCGCCGGAGATCATTGTCTCGCTGCTCAGCAACCCGGCGATCTCGACATCCGGCGTCATCCGCGAGGTGTCGCCGGTGGCCGATGCCGCTACCCGCACCTTCCAGGTGAAGGTTTCGCTGCGCAACGCCCCGGATGAAATGCGCTTTGGCAGCAGCGTCGCGGGCCGTGTCAACGAATCCAGCGCGCCTGTCGTGATGCTGCCGGGAAGTGCGCTGTTCGACAAGGACGGCAAGCCGGCCGTCTGGATTGTGAGCGCTTCGTCGGCGGTCGAGCTGAAGCCAGTCGTCATTGCCCGTTACGAGACCGAGCGGGTCGTCGTCAGCAGCGGCCTGGCCGAAGGCGACGTCGTCGTAACCGCCGGCATCAACCGGCTGCGCGAACACGAAAAGGTTCGCATTGCTGCAGGAGAAGCCAGATGA
- a CDS encoding ABC transporter ATP-binding protein: MDASQPLLEARELNATANGQRLVSAVSLSVAAGDRLAIIGPNGAGKTTLLRMLCGTLRPSAGDVRFGGRRLETFSAAERALHMAVVGQTDQPDPRLAVIDYVGLGRVPHAGLRRRSEQRDIVAEALRRTGLLPLLGRTIGSLSGGERQRAQLARAIAQEPKILFLDEPTNHLDPRARSELLELVSQFGMTVVAVLHDLSLVTPFATRVAVMNAARLQAFAGPREALTKQLIREIFGVDVLRLRHPTEDRELTVFDVPNRAFPDLTKEQHS, encoded by the coding sequence GTGGACGCCTCCCAGCCTCTTCTTGAAGCGCGTGAACTGAACGCGACGGCGAATGGCCAGCGCCTGGTCAGTGCGGTCAGCCTTTCGGTGGCGGCGGGCGACCGCCTCGCCATCATCGGCCCAAACGGCGCCGGCAAGACGACGCTGCTGCGCATGCTGTGCGGTACGCTGCGGCCAAGCGCGGGAGATGTGAGGTTTGGCGGGCGCCGGCTGGAGACGTTCTCGGCCGCCGAGCGGGCTCTGCACATGGCTGTCGTCGGCCAGACCGATCAGCCTGATCCGCGGCTTGCCGTAATCGATTATGTCGGGCTTGGGCGGGTCCCGCATGCCGGCTTGCGACGCAGAAGCGAGCAACGCGACATCGTCGCCGAAGCGCTTCGCAGAACCGGCCTGCTGCCGCTGCTCGGCCGCACGATCGGCTCGCTGTCCGGTGGTGAGCGGCAACGCGCCCAACTGGCGCGCGCCATCGCCCAGGAGCCCAAAATCCTGTTCCTCGACGAACCGACCAATCATCTCGATCCGCGCGCCCGCAGCGAACTTCTTGAACTCGTATCGCAGTTTGGCATGACCGTCGTGGCGGTGCTGCATGATCTGTCGCTGGTCACGCCATTTGCCACCAGGGTCGCGGTGATGAACGCTGCCCGCCTGCAGGCGTTCGCCGGTCCGCGCGAGGCGCTGACCAAGCAGTTGATCCGCGAGATTTTCGGCGTCGACGTGCTTCGGCTGCGCCATCCGACCGAAGACCGCGAACTCACGGTGTTCGACGTTCCAAACCGTGCCTTCCCTGATTTAACCAAGGAGCAGCATTCGTGA
- a CDS encoding efflux RND transporter permease subunit, producing the protein MTRFNLSEWALRHKSFVIYLMIAAALAGMFAYTGLGREEDPPFTIKTMVVKTLWPGATTSDTVEQITDRIEKKLEELPNLDYVKSYTKPGESVVFVNLKDTVTADQVQPLWYQVRKKLDDIKSTMPSGVQGPFYNDEFGDTYSLIYALTSDGISHRELKDLASSLRAGLLTVPDVAKVELIGQQDEKIYLEFSTQKVAALGLDVGTLSQALQAQNALTPSGTVDAGPERIAIRVSGSFTSEESLKAINFYANGHYFRLGDIAEVRRAYSDPPQPMFRFNGKPALGIAISMTSGGDALALGENVKEKMHEMAAELPLGVELGLVADQSHVVEESVGEFTKSLGEAIAIVLAVSFLALGWRPGIVVAVAIPLVLAITFVTMEYFGISLQRISLGALIIALGLLVDDAMIAVEMMISKMEEGYDRISAATYAYTSTAFPMLTGTLVTIAGFVPVGFAKSGAGEYCFSLFAVVGIALIVSWVVAVLFTPLTGVVLLPERIKGHGSYKPSRLARGFRVLLETAMRAKWLVLSATAGLFALSVVAMGFVGQEFFPKSDRPEIMVDLTLPQTASIKATDEVVGRVEKLLAADPDIEHWSFYVGQGAVRFYLPLDAQLANDFFAQAVVVTKGHAVRQAVIDRLEKSLSSGFDNVMTRVTPLELGPPVGWPLKFRVSGPDPDKTRSLAQQFAQVLGSNGAVRNINYDWNEPAKVIKVEVDQDRARALGISSQQLADTINSILSGSKITQMRDDTYLVDIVARAVQSERADIDTLRTLTVSASGGRRVPLDQVASFSYQTEAPLIWRRGRLPTVTVQADVVPGADPASVVRKLDSAIAAFKAELPARYSVEQGGVMEDSAKAQASIFVVFPLMLFIMITVLMIQLMSFQRLVLVLLTAPLALIGVAAALLMSGAPMGFVAILGVMSLIGMVIRNSVILIAQIDQHIASGEEPWSAVISATAHRLRPILLTAAAAILGMIPIAPTVFWGPMAYAVMGGLMVATALTLIFLPTLYVAWFGIKAPAESAAEPIESVAEPQPLAA; encoded by the coding sequence ATGACCAGATTCAACCTTTCCGAATGGGCGCTGCGCCACAAGAGCTTCGTCATCTACCTGATGATCGCGGCCGCGCTCGCCGGCATGTTCGCCTATACGGGCCTCGGCCGCGAAGAGGACCCGCCCTTCACCATCAAGACCATGGTGGTCAAGACTTTATGGCCGGGCGCCACGACCAGCGACACGGTCGAACAGATCACCGACCGCATCGAGAAAAAGCTCGAGGAGCTTCCCAACCTCGACTACGTCAAGAGCTACACCAAGCCCGGCGAATCCGTGGTCTTCGTCAACCTGAAGGACACGGTGACGGCCGATCAGGTGCAGCCGCTCTGGTACCAGGTGCGCAAGAAGCTCGACGATATCAAATCGACGATGCCTTCAGGCGTCCAAGGCCCCTTCTACAATGACGAGTTCGGCGACACCTATTCGCTTATCTACGCGCTCACCTCCGACGGCATCAGCCATCGTGAGCTGAAGGACCTGGCCAGCAGCCTGCGCGCCGGGCTGCTGACGGTGCCCGACGTCGCCAAGGTCGAGTTGATCGGCCAGCAGGACGAGAAGATCTATCTCGAATTCTCGACGCAGAAGGTCGCCGCACTCGGGCTCGACGTCGGCACGCTGTCGCAGGCGCTGCAGGCGCAGAACGCGCTGACCCCGAGCGGCACGGTCGATGCCGGCCCCGAACGCATCGCCATCCGGGTCTCCGGCAGCTTCACCTCCGAGGAGAGCCTGAAGGCGATCAACTTCTATGCCAACGGCCACTATTTCAGGCTGGGTGATATTGCCGAGGTCAGGCGCGCCTATTCCGACCCGCCACAGCCGATGTTCCGCTTCAACGGCAAGCCGGCTCTCGGCATCGCCATCTCGATGACATCAGGCGGCGACGCGCTTGCGCTCGGCGAGAACGTCAAGGAAAAAATGCACGAGATGGCGGCCGAGCTGCCGCTCGGCGTCGAGCTCGGCCTGGTCGCCGACCAGTCGCATGTGGTCGAAGAATCCGTCGGCGAGTTCACCAAGAGCCTTGGCGAAGCCATCGCCATCGTGCTCGCCGTCAGCTTCCTGGCGCTCGGCTGGCGTCCAGGCATCGTGGTGGCCGTCGCCATCCCACTGGTGCTGGCGATCACCTTCGTCACGATGGAGTATTTCGGCATCTCGCTGCAGCGCATCTCGCTCGGCGCGCTGATCATCGCTCTCGGCCTTCTGGTCGACGACGCCATGATCGCGGTCGAGATGATGATTTCCAAAATGGAGGAAGGCTACGACCGGATCTCGGCCGCCACCTATGCCTACACCTCGACCGCTTTCCCGATGCTCACCGGCACGCTGGTGACGATTGCCGGCTTCGTGCCGGTCGGCTTCGCCAAGAGTGGCGCCGGCGAATACTGCTTCTCGCTGTTCGCGGTCGTTGGCATAGCGCTGATCGTTTCCTGGGTCGTCGCGGTGCTGTTCACGCCACTGACCGGCGTCGTCCTGCTGCCCGAGCGCATCAAGGGTCATGGCAGCTACAAGCCGTCGCGCCTGGCGCGCGGCTTCCGCGTGCTGCTCGAAACGGCAATGCGGGCGAAGTGGCTGGTACTGTCGGCGACCGCCGGGCTGTTCGCGCTCTCGGTCGTGGCCATGGGCTTTGTCGGTCAGGAGTTCTTCCCGAAATCCGACCGGCCCGAAATCATGGTCGATCTCACCTTGCCGCAGACGGCGTCGATCAAGGCGACCGACGAGGTCGTGGGCCGCGTCGAGAAGCTGCTCGCCGCCGATCCCGACATCGAGCACTGGAGCTTCTATGTCGGCCAGGGCGCGGTCCGCTTCTACCTGCCGCTCGACGCGCAGCTCGCCAACGACTTCTTCGCCCAGGCGGTGGTCGTGACCAAGGGCCACGCCGTGCGCCAGGCCGTGATCGATCGGCTGGAAAAGTCGCTGTCCAGCGGCTTCGACAACGTCATGACCCGTGTCACGCCGCTCGAACTCGGACCGCCAGTCGGCTGGCCGTTGAAGTTCCGCGTCAGCGGACCGGATCCGGACAAGACGCGCAGCCTGGCACAGCAGTTCGCACAGGTCCTGGGCAGCAATGGTGCCGTGCGCAATATCAACTACGACTGGAACGAGCCTGCCAAGGTCATCAAGGTCGAGGTCGACCAGGACAGGGCGCGCGCGCTGGGCATCTCCTCACAGCAGCTTGCCGACACGATTAATTCGATCCTGTCGGGGTCGAAAATCACGCAGATGCGCGACGATACCTACCTGGTCGACATCGTAGCCCGTGCCGTGCAATCGGAACGCGCCGACATCGACACGCTGCGCACGCTGACGGTCAGCGCTTCGGGCGGACGCCGCGTGCCGCTCGACCAGGTCGCCTCGTTCTCCTATCAGACCGAGGCACCGCTGATCTGGCGCCGAGGCCGCCTGCCGACAGTGACCGTGCAGGCCGACGTCGTGCCGGGCGCCGATCCGGCCTCCGTGGTGCGCAAGCTCGACAGCGCGATCGCTGCCTTCAAGGCGGAACTGCCGGCCCGCTACAGCGTCGAACAGGGCGGCGTCATGGAGGACAGCGCCAAAGCGCAAGCGAGCATCTTCGTCGTCTTCCCGCTGATGCTGTTCATCATGATAACCGTGCTGATGATCCAGCTGATGAGCTTCCAGCGCCTGGTGCTGGTGCTGCTCACCGCTCCGCTGGCGCTGATCGGCGTTGCTGCCGCGCTGCTGATGTCGGGAGCACCGATGGGCTTCGTCGCCATTCTCGGCGTCATGTCGCTGATCGGCATGGTGATCCGCAACTCGGTCATCCTGATCGCGCAGATCGACCAGCACATCGCCTCGGGCGAAGAGCCGTGGTCGGCGGTGATCAGCGCCACCGCGCATCGGCTGCGGCCGATCCTGCTGACGGCAGCCGCGGCCATCCTCGGCATGATCCCGATCGCACCGACGGTGTTCTGGGGCCCGATGGCCTATGCGGTGATGGGCGGCCTGATGGTGGCGACCGCGCTGACGTTGATCTTTCTGCCGACCCTCTACGTCGCCTGGTTCGGCATCAAGGCACCGGCGGAGTCGGCGGCTGAGCCCATCGAGTCCGTCGCCGAACCGCAGCCGCTGGCCGCTTAA
- a CDS encoding winged helix-turn-helix domain-containing tetratricopeptide repeat protein: MAIATADQTFRFGGFTLDLARGTLRGPDEPLFLRPKAYTLLTHLARNMGRIVPKSELMEVAWPGIFVTEDSLTQSIREIRKAIGEDMVRTVSKRGYMLAAEAEQSPEIGGQPIVAVLRFRNESGDPADEAIVDGFAEDIINGLARFGTVTVLARNSSFSFASFARTEWPQIRSRIGADFLVEGSVRRQGEQVVAAVNLVDTASASQLWGDRYQSRGTGLFAIEREIVEQIVSRLVTRVTNAGLEQASRKPITSLAAYELALRGFALLRDPAQTDQRGAEALFEAAIAKDPTYGLAYTYLALARALDGEFGRASDAVLENARDLADKGLSLSPDQATGHRVQSLVRLYMRDHEAAEHHMRIALQLNPYDADSIEQMGMLLTMRGRPLEALTWLARGIRIDPLHPHWYQFDRALALYMMGEYRPAAEALELATRPAPWIRTRIAACYAQMGEMERARRQIALIDEGDPFSPVDYALRGVPFENQADAEHLAEGVMLALGRQAAPGVG; this comes from the coding sequence GTGGCGATCGCGACTGCCGATCAGACCTTTCGATTTGGCGGATTCACGCTGGATCTGGCCAGGGGGACACTGCGCGGCCCCGATGAGCCGCTATTCCTTCGTCCCAAAGCCTATACCCTGTTGACACATCTCGCCCGCAACATGGGCCGCATCGTGCCCAAGTCAGAGCTGATGGAAGTCGCTTGGCCCGGCATTTTCGTTACCGAAGATTCGCTGACGCAATCGATCCGCGAAATCCGCAAGGCAATCGGCGAGGATATGGTTCGCACCGTCTCCAAACGCGGCTACATGCTGGCGGCCGAAGCCGAGCAATCGCCGGAGATCGGCGGGCAGCCGATCGTGGCGGTGCTGCGTTTCCGCAATGAAAGCGGCGATCCGGCGGACGAGGCGATTGTAGACGGCTTCGCCGAGGATATCATCAACGGGCTGGCGCGCTTCGGAACCGTCACCGTCCTGGCACGCAATTCGAGCTTTTCCTTCGCCTCTTTTGCGCGCACCGAGTGGCCGCAGATCCGTTCGCGCATCGGCGCGGACTTCCTCGTCGAAGGCTCGGTGCGGCGTCAGGGCGAACAGGTGGTGGCGGCTGTAAATCTGGTCGATACCGCGAGCGCCAGCCAGCTCTGGGGCGACCGCTACCAGTCGCGCGGCACGGGCCTGTTCGCGATCGAGCGGGAGATCGTCGAGCAGATCGTCAGCCGGCTGGTCACGCGGGTCACCAATGCCGGTCTGGAGCAGGCTTCGCGCAAGCCTATCACCAGCCTCGCCGCCTATGAGCTGGCGCTGCGCGGCTTCGCGCTCCTGCGCGATCCCGCCCAGACCGATCAGCGGGGTGCGGAGGCGTTGTTCGAGGCGGCCATCGCCAAGGACCCGACCTATGGCCTGGCCTACACATATCTCGCTTTGGCTCGCGCATTGGATGGAGAATTCGGACGCGCTAGTGACGCTGTGCTGGAAAACGCCCGCGACCTTGCAGACAAGGGCCTGTCCTTATCGCCGGATCAGGCGACCGGCCACCGCGTGCAGTCACTGGTACGACTTTATATGCGCGACCACGAGGCAGCGGAACACCACATGCGCATCGCCCTGCAGCTCAACCCTTATGACGCCGACAGCATCGAGCAGATGGGTATGCTGCTTACAATGCGCGGTAGACCGCTCGAGGCGCTGACCTGGCTGGCGCGTGGCATACGCATCGACCCCTTGCACCCACACTGGTACCAGTTCGACCGCGCATTGGCGCTCTACATGATGGGCGAATACCGGCCAGCGGCGGAGGCGTTGGAGCTTGCCACACGCCCGGCGCCGTGGATCCGCACGCGAATCGCCGCCTGCTACGCCCAGATGGGCGAGATGGAACGGGCGAGGCGGCAGATCGCCCTCATCGACGAGGGCGATCCGTTTTCGCCGGTCGACTATGCGCTGCGCGGCGTCCCGTTCGAGAATCAGGCCGACGCGGAGCATCTCGCCGAAGGCGTCATGCTTGCGCTTGGGCGGCAGGCTGCGCCCGGGGTCGGTTAA
- a CDS encoding CAP domain-containing protein, whose protein sequence is MRRTPNRRMLLRAAGLAALAGLAACATVLPTGEGAGVSASAVGTLAGIRASAGLEPLVPDRQLEQAALQQSGYMALGGRMTHSTGWGKGFASRVKGNGIAGAAAENIAEGRFDQQKLFDIWMHSAGHRRNMLDPRFTRFGLAYVRDGRDSSRRYWSLVLGR, encoded by the coding sequence ATGCGCCGCACGCCAAACAGGCGAATGCTGCTCAGAGCTGCCGGCCTTGCCGCGCTGGCCGGGCTTGCCGCTTGCGCCACCGTGCTGCCCACCGGCGAAGGCGCCGGGGTCTCCGCCTCCGCCGTCGGCACGCTGGCGGGCATCCGCGCCTCAGCCGGCCTCGAACCGCTTGTCCCCGACCGTCAGCTCGAACAGGCAGCCCTGCAGCAGTCCGGCTATATGGCGCTCGGCGGCCGCATGACCCACTCGACCGGCTGGGGCAAGGGATTTGCTTCGCGCGTCAAGGGCAACGGCATTGCCGGTGCTGCCGCCGAAAACATCGCCGAGGGTCGTTTCGATCAGCAGAAGCTGTTCGACATCTGGATGCATTCGGCCGGCCACCGCCGCAACATGCTCGACCCGCGCTTCACCCGCTTCGGCCTGGCCTATGTGCGGGACGGCCGCGACAGCTCGCGGCGCTATTGGAGCCTTGTCCTGGGCAGATAG
- a CDS encoding FecCD family ABC transporter permease — protein MAAGAAAIAALALLSIAYGSTVIALSDVIAALGHAAGLDGNLVPGPVGNIPVAKIPVAKIVVDLRLPRTIMAICVGAGLGVIGTLLQTVTRNDLADPFLFGLSSGAAAGAVSVITIFGDHFGIWTLPVAAFTGGILAAGIVLLLVSRVRGQGPERLILAGLAVSFMFIALTNYLVFAGDQRAAHSVLFWTMGGLGLARWDNVGLAALGAGTILAYALWNHRKLDAFLAGENAAESLGVPVVRMRRTAFLVAAFSTAILVSVAGVIGFVGLMIPHLSRSLAGPLHLRLIASCALFGAVLLLASDLLARTLLPPQELPIGIITSSVGAFFVVTMLIRNRL, from the coding sequence ATGGCAGCAGGGGCAGCAGCGATCGCCGCTCTTGCTTTGCTGTCGATCGCCTATGGATCGACGGTCATAGCGTTGAGCGACGTGATTGCTGCGCTCGGACATGCGGCCGGACTGGACGGAAACCTCGTGCCCGGCCCGGTCGGCAATATCCCGGTTGCCAAGATCCCGGTTGCCAAGATCGTCGTGGATCTCAGGCTGCCACGCACGATCATGGCGATCTGTGTCGGCGCCGGGCTGGGCGTCATCGGCACGCTGTTGCAGACGGTAACGCGCAACGACCTCGCCGATCCGTTCCTGTTCGGCCTGTCCTCGGGCGCCGCGGCGGGTGCTGTTTCCGTCATCACCATTTTTGGTGATCATTTCGGCATCTGGACGTTGCCGGTTGCCGCCTTCACCGGCGGCATATTGGCGGCCGGCATCGTGCTGTTGCTGGTTTCGCGGGTGAGGGGGCAAGGACCCGAACGGCTGATACTGGCCGGGCTTGCCGTCTCTTTCATGTTCATCGCCCTGACCAACTATCTCGTCTTCGCCGGAGACCAGCGCGCCGCTCACTCGGTATTGTTCTGGACGATGGGCGGGCTCGGCCTGGCGCGATGGGACAATGTCGGGCTGGCTGCTCTTGGCGCGGGCACCATTCTTGCCTATGCGCTGTGGAACCATCGCAAGCTCGACGCTTTCCTGGCCGGCGAGAATGCTGCCGAAAGCCTCGGCGTGCCGGTTGTGCGGATGCGCAGGACGGCGTTTCTCGTCGCTGCCTTCTCAACGGCGATCCTGGTCTCGGTCGCAGGTGTCATAGGTTTCGTCGGGCTGATGATCCCGCATCTGTCCAGGTCCCTGGCCGGCCCGTTACATCTGCGCCTGATTGCAAGCTGCGCCCTGTTCGGAGCGGTGCTGCTGCTTGCCAGTGACCTTCTGGCGCGCACGCTGCTGCCGCCGCAGGAACTGCCGATCGGCATCATCACCAGTTCGGTCGGCGCTTTCTTCGTGGTCACCATGCTCATTCGCAATCGCCTTTGA
- a CDS encoding FAD-dependent monooxygenase yields MSPSQTKVLIAGAGPTGLTLALWLTRLGVPVRIFDKAAGPGETSRALAVQARTLEFHRQIGIVEDVLAAGVRLEQLTVRTPAGIAARLPLSDFGRGISPYSFAFALPQDIHERILITHLERAGVRVERNTELVAFEDRTSSVVATLRSGGVTETVCTAYLVGCDGARSTVRHGLNIGFPGGTYEQAFYVADVTGSGAVTRNGMDTTVSAYGFAIAMPVRQSGSLRLIGIVPKAHEADETITFEAIRADVERDTGIKVNEVNWFSTYRVHHRVAERFRVGRVFLCGDAGHIHSPAGGQGMNTGMGDAVNLGWKLAAVVQGRADQRLLDSYEPERIAFARKLIESTDTAFRFITSRSRLVGLFRRYLMPKILNVLLHTSFGSRAFFGLISQAAIQYRSGPISSGTAGKISGGDRLPYVLTASGNNFEPLRSLDWQVHVYGAANAEFRAMLAPTGIPIHSFAWSDMAKATGLHRDGAYLVRPDGHVALASPVQEAAAFQRYLAALSLRPRLAERAPYRVAGTMHSLA; encoded by the coding sequence ATGAGCCCGTCACAAACGAAAGTGCTGATTGCCGGCGCCGGACCAACCGGGCTGACGCTTGCCCTCTGGCTCACCCGTCTCGGCGTGCCGGTCCGCATCTTCGACAAGGCCGCAGGTCCGGGCGAGACATCGCGCGCGCTCGCCGTCCAGGCCCGCACGCTCGAGTTCCACCGCCAGATCGGCATCGTCGAGGACGTGCTTGCCGCCGGCGTGCGGCTGGAGCAACTCACCGTGCGCACGCCGGCCGGCATCGCCGCAAGGCTGCCGCTCTCCGACTTCGGCCGCGGCATCAGCCCGTACTCCTTCGCATTCGCGCTGCCGCAAGACATTCACGAGCGCATCCTGATCACGCATCTCGAGCGCGCCGGGGTTCGGGTCGAGCGCAACACCGAACTGGTCGCCTTCGAGGACAGGACCAGTTCGGTTGTCGCCACATTGCGCAGTGGCGGTGTGACCGAGACAGTCTGTACCGCCTATCTCGTCGGTTGCGACGGCGCTCGCAGCACCGTGCGGCATGGGCTAAATATCGGCTTCCCGGGTGGTACTTACGAACAGGCCTTCTACGTCGCCGACGTGACGGGCAGCGGCGCGGTCACCCGCAACGGCATGGACACCACGGTCAGCGCTTACGGTTTCGCGATCGCCATGCCGGTCAGGCAATCCGGTTCACTGCGTCTGATCGGCATCGTGCCGAAGGCGCATGAAGCCGATGAGACGATCACCTTCGAGGCAATCCGCGCCGATGTCGAGCGCGACACCGGCATCAAGGTCAACGAAGTCAACTGGTTCTCGACCTACCGCGTCCACCACCGCGTTGCCGAACGCTTCCGCGTCGGCCGCGTGTTCCTCTGCGGCGATGCCGGCCACATCCACAGCCCGGCCGGCGGCCAGGGCATGAACACCGGCATGGGCGATGCGGTCAACCTGGGCTGGAAGCTCGCTGCCGTGGTTCAAGGCCGTGCCGATCAACGCCTGCTAGACAGCTACGAGCCGGAGCGCATCGCCTTTGCCCGGAAGTTGATCGAGAGCACCGACACGGCGTTCCGCTTCATCACCAGCCGCTCGCGCCTGGTCGGCCTGTTTCGCCGCTATCTGATGCCAAAGATCCTGAACGTCCTGTTGCACACGTCGTTCGGCTCGCGCGCCTTCTTCGGCCTGATCTCGCAGGCCGCGATCCAGTACCGTTCCGGGCCGATCAGTTCAGGAACGGCCGGGAAAATCAGCGGCGGCGACCGCCTGCCCTATGTCCTCACCGCCAGCGGCAACAATTTCGAGCCGCTGCGCTCGCTGGACTGGCAGGTGCATGTCTATGGCGCGGCGAATGCCGAGTTCCGGGCGATGCTGGCTCCGACCGGCATCCCGATCCACAGCTTCGCCTGGTCCGACATGGCCAAAGCTACGGGCCTGCATCGCGACGGTGCCTATCTGGTGCGGCCCGACGGCCATGTCGCGCTGGCCTCGCCGGTGCAGGAGGCAGCAGCGTTCCAGCGCTATCTAGCAGCGCTCTCGCTCCGGCCGAGGCTGGCCGAGCGCGCGCCCTACCGGGTTGCAGGCACCATGCACAGCCTGGCCTGA
- a CDS encoding ABC transporter substrate-binding protein yields MKRLALSFTSLLLAQTAFAFPVTVDSCGTPLTFDAAPKRAVIQDMNMAEMAFALGLQPSIVGLTGITGWYKVGPEFKAEQGAIPELAPKYPTLENLVAVEPDFFFAGWYYGMKPGGEVTPDTLAPHGIKTLVLTESCVHLDTNRPAASMDLLYGDIEKLGKIFGKEAEAKKLVSGWKTQLAEIMAKIGDREGTRVFLYDSGEDKPFTSGKFAIPNAMIAAAGGDNIMADMQTSWGNTDWETVASRNPQFLILLDYQDGGGYRKLLELLKVHPAMKETDAVRNERFVALRYAELTPGPANIEAIAKIARAMHPEAF; encoded by the coding sequence GTGAAACGCCTGGCACTGTCTTTTACCTCCCTCCTGCTTGCCCAGACCGCCTTCGCTTTCCCGGTAACGGTCGACAGCTGCGGCACGCCGCTGACGTTCGACGCCGCGCCGAAGCGCGCCGTCATCCAGGATATGAACATGGCCGAGATGGCCTTCGCGCTGGGGCTGCAACCGTCGATCGTCGGCCTGACCGGCATCACCGGATGGTACAAGGTCGGTCCGGAATTCAAGGCCGAGCAGGGCGCGATCCCGGAACTTGCGCCAAAGTATCCGACGCTCGAAAATCTCGTCGCTGTCGAGCCCGATTTCTTTTTCGCCGGCTGGTACTACGGCATGAAGCCGGGCGGCGAGGTGACGCCCGATACGCTGGCCCCGCACGGCATCAAGACGCTGGTGCTGACGGAAAGCTGCGTCCATCTCGACACCAACCGCCCCGCCGCTTCGATGGACCTGCTGTATGGCGACATCGAAAAGCTGGGCAAGATTTTCGGCAAGGAAGCCGAGGCGAAAAAACTTGTTTCGGGCTGGAAAACGCAGCTCGCCGAAATCATGGCGAAGATTGGCGACCGCGAGGGAACGCGGGTGTTTCTCTACGATTCCGGCGAAGACAAACCGTTCACATCCGGCAAGTTCGCGATCCCCAACGCCATGATCGCCGCTGCCGGCGGCGACAACATCATGGCCGACATGCAGACGAGCTGGGGCAATACGGATTGGGAAACGGTCGCTTCCCGCAATCCGCAGTTCCTGATCCTGCTCGATTATCAGGACGGCGGCGGCTACAGGAAACTGCTCGAACTCCTCAAGGTCCATCCGGCGATGAAGGAGACCGATGCGGTCAGGAACGAGCGCTTCGTCGCGCTCCGCTATGCCGAGCTGACGCCTGGACCAGCCAACATCGAGGCGATCGCCAAGATCGCCAGGGCGATGCACCCGGAAGCCTTTTGA